TTGAAGCAAGCATGGTAGAGCTTGTCGTACGTGGCATCATCATCGTAGCAAGTAAAGCCATGGCGTTGTGCAGTTGGTTGGTTCTCGTCCACGAAGATTCGGAGATGGACAATCATCAAAGTACATGGTGGCGTCGATGTAGGGGCTGAGAAGATCGGGCACAAGATGGGAAGGTTGACGACGGCTGACAATCGAAGAAatcaattctttctttctttttgatcTCTAGTCTTCTGTGAGAAAGGGGCAGATAACAAACAATCTAAtgttaaattcttttttcttttttcttttttctttttcagggtTTTAAGTTATTGATAGTTTCTATATTCCCACGGCCTAATTTGACCATCTGTTTTGTACATTAACATTATAACATcccttcattttctaattattgTCTCTCTCCCTTGTTTGGCAAAAGCTCTCTGTTGCTTAGTTGCCCAAACTTCATTTTCTGAAAATGCTATGGATAATAAACTGATCCCCATGGCTTTTAAAGGGactaaaataaagtttttaccTAGTAATAACTATTCTCCTAgccattctttttgtttctcaaacgAGCACTATTCAAACGATTCATAATAGCTTCTTTCTCGTTTTGGACTCTTACTATACTCATTAGAAATTGTACTAACTCAAttccaacccaaaaaaaaaaaacctataaCCATGTGAGGACATCCaataaaattggaataatACAACGTAGATTAGCATGGCCTCAACACAAGGATGATACGagaaatggtattagaactaCACCGAAcgccgaaggggagtggattgtgagatctcatatcggttggggagaagaacgaaacattcttttataagTGTTGAAACCTAAAgggaacaatatctactaacggtgaaCTTGATACGagaaatggtattagaactaCACCGAACGCTGAAGGgatgtggattgtgagatctcacatggattggggagaagaacgaccTAAAgggaacaatatctactagcggtgaacttgagtTGTAACCGTacaaaaattgttaataactgcagcagaaaaaagaaaaaaaaagaatgatgaaTGATGAGGGTCTAATATTGTATATATTGATAAAATGAGGGACTAATAATGTATATATCCTAATAATATTTCTGCTATCGACATGAtggatataatatatatacctttGCTTTACATGAGACAACAAATCATAGATCTCAGTCAATCAAACGTTTTTACTTCAAGGAACAATGATCAAAGAgagcattttcattttctccttAGTTTAAGCAAGAGCACGCGTCTCTCTAATTCCGCCTTCGGCTGCCCTTCTTCTTTCTGCCGCTGCTGGGGGAAGATTCTTTTGCAGGTACAGGCAACACTGTTCCTCCTTTTATGTCATCTGAATCTGTAATTTTGTTGAGTGTCTTTTGGGCTTCAATGTAGACTGTAAGATCTCTTATCTGTAACATCACAATCAAATGCATCTAAGCGCAACTACTCAGCCATGAAATACATACGAGGATTCGGCATCGTGTAAATGTCGGTACCTGTTCTTCCAAATCATGTATTTTCTCGTTCCTTGATTTCAACGAAGCGAGTTCTCTGGCATACAAAGTGTAATTAGTTAATCCAACAGTAACTATTAAGGCAAGAACTCGACACGCTTGTAAACTATTGAATTCGAACTCCCATGAAATTCCATGGACTGTAAAGGTTATGTAcctttcttcaatttgcttTGCTTTAGCCATCCACATTTCTTGGTTCTTGATGAGCTTCTGATTTACCTACAGGGGGGGAAGTATTTAGAAGAACACATAATGAAGATCAGTGTCAATGACCATGAAAAAATGTGATCATCCGATCTGTGAGAACGAGAAAACAGTGGCAACTTACGTCGGAAACAACGTTTTTCTCCTTGACACAGTTTTCAAGTTTGTCATGAATGTCCTGAGTCTTGGATATTAAAGCCTCTTCCACTGCTTCAGAAACGGAAACTTCCCTTTTGCTTTTTGCCTCTGCCAGCAGAGATTCATAGTACTGTCGAGACAAAAGTAAGGATCTTGATCACTATATGCATGTGTGTATATGTGAATGCTTAATTAGAGCTGAAAAGACATAATTATGGAAGTTGATGAGCTTTATAAAGATATTACGTGGATGTGCAAAATGTTGATCTAGCGCAACAGTTTATACAAAAGATGCTCACAACCACGATAACATGGGTCAAAGTGGGAATGCTATGGGATATTGACTTGGAAGGTTCTGAACacatcatttgtaacatcccaatcccaatcccaatccctattcatttgtaacatcccaatcccaatcccaatcccaccactagcagaagatattgtcctctttggactttccctttcgggcttcccttcaggtttttaaaacacatatgctagggagaggtttccacacccttataaagaatgtttcgttcccttctccaactggtgtgagatctcacaatccacccctttcggggcccaacgtccttgctagcactcgttccgtTCTacatcgatgtaggatctcacattattatttgatttagaaaCAGCCATATCTGGCCAATTTGAAACCAAAATATTCAGCAATGCTAACTTGCTCGAGTCAGCTGAGTTTGAAGTCTCAGATACTTGTGCATTGCTGGAGTCCAGGTAAATTACAAAGAGCCAGTCATATTTCAGCATTTGTGGAACACTATGTCTTGTCTCATCTAATACCAAGAATTACGTCTATACATGGCAATTATAAAATGCTAAGAACTAAAGGATCAGTACTGTCAAATATTCAACTTAATCCTCAGAAAAAAGTTCtcgagaaatttgaaatattatataaatgttTTCACATGAACCATTATTGGGAGCCAAAGACAGTattgaaaggagaaagaaatattaacaaaaataataggCAGTATTACAATAAGGTGCAAGATAAATCGGAGAAGCACAATCTAAAGTAGGGAAGTTGGTTGCATACTTGTCTCTGAGTTTCCAGCTGCGTTGCAAGAAGCCGATTATACTCATCCACAATCTGTTTGGAAATGTATGAATTAGGAATAATGTATGGATAATGTGATTGAAGTACTAAATGCCAGTGCGAATAATTTGTATAATCCAACCTTTAAACCCTCAACATCACATGGATTAAATTTAGGGTCCTAAGTCCATACAGTTCTCAGACCATAATTGCCTAACAGAAACAATATGGCTACAGACTCGTAGAAAAATAGAATGCATGATATATATATGCGGAATAATTGAGTCGGAAAGGCATACTGCTTCAACTTTACTGCTGTACAGGGCCTCATTGATTCCGGAGTCTTCATCATATTCACAAGTTCCACACGCTCCTTCATGTGAAATACAGTGTGAATTCATCTCTCCAAACTTACCATCAACTTTTGACTGGTTCAAGCGGTGAACATAAGTGTCACCAACATAATCCCAAATTTGCTGTGTTCTTAAATCAAGGGAATAGCAGTGATGCATATTTTTCCAATGCCTGATTGCATGCCCTTCCTTATACCTAAATCAACGTGATGCAAAAAGGCAGCAACTAATGTTACAAAGTATTTTGCCGATATCAATCTTCTTGAATATGTCAACTTAGAATATATAAGAAGAGAAATCAATTGAGCAAGTAACCTTCCACATCCTAGAAAGCCACAGATCACGCACACCCAGAGATTCTCCGTAGTTCCACAAATGAAGCAAGCTTGTTTCTCGTCCTGTTGCTGACAGAATCGACAGACCTGATAACTTGccaaaaatagaaagatgGTGTGATCTTCCAATATaacatttccattttcaaggAAACGGACCAATTCTAAAAGGGTTCCCTTGAAGAGCAAAGCTATGTAGAATCACAGAACTCATACAAACGTAATTTTTTGCATTTCACATTATTAATTGTtccaaaaaaaaggaaagaatcaGATACAGTAAGATATAGCTGTTGTTCTATGTCATATCATGAGAAGTTGATAAGCTCATGTAAGATAAGTTCACTGACATTTCAATCATGATGTAATTTTGGATTTACGAATTAAGATGTGCTCCTTACAACCACAAAGGGTCCTGCATCACCAGTATTTTTCAGGTTTTGCaggactttttcttttcttttttttatttattgagaaaaaatgctttcatttaaaaaaaggagatgaaagaatataaaagTGCATGTAAGAAAACAGCCCAAGCAATGAAGTGATACTGAATTGAGCTCTAATccaaagaacaagaactagCGGATAAATACAAACAGGCCccaatccaaaaagaaaaaagttctTCACTAATTTATGCAGTAATTTAAAACATGGAATGAGAAAAACAAGGCTCAAATATCAAGGCTCTTGGTCAAGTGAGGGTGCAAAGGTAGATATACTAGTACAAAAAGATAATAGAGGAAAACAGAGTATATAATCACCTGGCAAGATAAAGAAGTCCATTTTGAAATGCAGGGGCAGTGAAATGAATGGTCACATAGTGTGTGAATTATTCCACTAGTATCAGGATCAAATCTCTCTAACATTCAAATGTAGATTAGTAAGAAGAACTAGCCTATCAgaactcaagaaaaataaatcagaAACAGAAACACTCGACTCACCCAGGCAAACGGGGC
The nucleotide sequence above comes from Cucurbita pepo subsp. pepo cultivar mu-cu-16 chromosome LG11, ASM280686v2, whole genome shotgun sequence. Encoded proteins:
- the LOC111806119 gene encoding BRCA1-associated protein; this encodes MFFVQVHSVDTDQPLAVGISPEQSSTTSTVSQRNSTASYVHTKFSERRGIIHLFRSISHSSLPNPSSQSTILFVVAVPNYLSYDDFINFCGSRINHVSELLFIRNDGMEERYSVLIKLGNQMDADGFFGRLNGKKFSPSEAEVCHILFLMSVEYTESAEVAGSPPDGCTELPTCPVCLERFDPDTSGIIHTLCDHSFHCPCISKWTSLSCQVCRFCQQQDEKQACFICGTTENLWVCVICGFLGCGRYKEGHAIRHWKNMHHCYSLDLRTQQIWDYVGDTYVHRLNQSKVDGKFGEMNSHCISHEGACGTCEYDEDSGINEALYSSKVEAIVDEYNRLLATQLETQRQYYESLLAEAKSKREVSVSEAVEEALISKTQDIHDKLENCVKEKNVVSDVNQKLIKNQEMWMAKAKQIEERELASLKSRNEKIHDLEEQIRDLTVYIEAQKTLNKITDSDDIKGGTVLPVPAKESSPSSGRKKKGSRRRN